The proteins below come from a single Holdemania massiliensis genomic window:
- a CDS encoding ABC transporter permease yields MGVISRALRAVIRVPSRSVLISLLFALISFLIFIGFSMQTAGSQAIQRAKNKMNPVIILEMNLDYLRTLESEDSFEKQRKAKKSLAALFDNDLILTSNYLVSNTGTSLDFKSVASEKSGLSQTKRNVQLLGNGKPDMVEFHTDSYVMKEGRFYNEEEVRNFAQVAVIEQGLAQENQLTLGDTIEIEWCEFDDSAAVYLKPEECRTTFEIIGIYENKDKNEVSVDRNRAENQILVPGSTLEEIVRTVGYASILALDDGGEAGEKEDFNVGHENPVILLKNIDFMSEFKQLANFWVSPVYKLNTNNEVLERVEQPLNVITFFAKTLLGIVMINAVLILTTVTALFVKKRQIEIGSLLALGTRRISIIIQFYLELLMEMMIGLVIAASLSFVVLPSLGQRILDLSVVDEQEFVTEFEFEPTNSYFTELNQQEVFDEFQMKVEFHVIVSTVGCGLVVILLSLMFTAGIIMKLNPKQILLGME; encoded by the coding sequence ATGGGCGTGATTTCACGGGCATTGCGTGCTGTTATCCGAGTTCCTTCGCGATCTGTTTTGATCAGTTTGTTATTTGCTTTAATCAGTTTCCTCATCTTCATTGGATTTAGTATGCAGACGGCAGGTTCTCAAGCGATACAGAGGGCAAAAAACAAAATGAATCCCGTGATTATCCTGGAGATGAACCTTGATTATTTGCGAACCTTAGAGAGCGAGGATAGCTTTGAGAAGCAGCGTAAAGCAAAAAAAAGCCTAGCTGCATTGTTCGATAATGATTTGATTTTAACCAGTAATTATCTTGTTTCGAACACGGGGACAAGTTTGGATTTTAAAAGCGTTGCTTCTGAGAAAAGTGGTTTATCCCAGACGAAACGAAATGTGCAGCTACTTGGAAATGGGAAGCCCGATATGGTCGAATTTCATACAGATTCCTATGTGATGAAAGAAGGACGTTTTTATAATGAAGAAGAAGTACGAAATTTCGCGCAGGTGGCGGTAATCGAGCAGGGGCTGGCGCAGGAAAATCAGCTGACGCTGGGGGATACAATCGAAATTGAATGGTGTGAGTTTGACGATTCCGCCGCAGTTTACTTAAAGCCGGAAGAGTGCAGAACAACGTTTGAAATTATTGGAATCTATGAGAACAAAGATAAGAATGAAGTGAGCGTGGATCGAAATCGAGCTGAAAATCAAATTTTAGTTCCAGGATCAACGTTGGAGGAAATTGTGAGAACTGTCGGATATGCATCCATTTTAGCATTGGACGATGGCGGGGAAGCCGGCGAAAAAGAAGATTTTAATGTAGGGCATGAAAATCCTGTGATTTTATTGAAGAACATCGATTTCATGAGTGAATTTAAACAACTAGCTAACTTCTGGGTTTCCCCAGTTTATAAGCTGAATACCAATAATGAAGTTCTTGAACGTGTTGAACAACCTCTAAATGTGATTACTTTCTTTGCCAAGACCTTGCTTGGAATTGTCATGATCAACGCCGTGCTTATTTTAACGACTGTTACCGCTTTGTTTGTGAAAAAACGTCAAATTGAAATTGGTTCCTTATTGGCTCTCGGTACTCGCCGTATTTCGATAATCATTCAATTCTACTTGGAATTATTGATGGAAATGATGATCGGGCTGGTGATCGCTGCTAGTCTATCGTTTGTTGTTCTTCCGTCCTTAGGGCAGAGGATTCTGGATTTATCGGTCGTTGACGAACAGGAATTTGTTACCGAATTTGAATTTGAACCAACGAATTCCTATTTCACTGAACTGAACCAACAGGAGGTGTTCGATGAATTTCAAATGAAAGTGGAGTTTCATGTCATTGTGAGCACAGTGGGCTGCGGACTTGTGGTGATACTTTTAAGTCTAATGTTTACCGCTGGAATCATCATGAAACTGAATCCCAAACAAATATTGCTCGGAATGGAATAG
- a CDS encoding ABC transporter permease, which produces MNFFHRALRSIERLKSRTLFMSLIFFVISFLILVGISVLYASENAITRAKSEMNPIVVVRSALDADNYLDIRNNNLQLSEKLEQMIQDERIVTWNQCVEMKQKSVNFNSYTVMEDDRGSTSLNYEMNVSLFGNKASDCIEFHNGSYELTEGRFYNEEELKYHDYVCVIDEKLAEVNGIKIGDTIITQSFANSVDVEDSEFHYSWKVIGFYRHCISKNPQFSETRQVIYDQELQENTIIVPGTTLAEISAAYMNRMEMILSEREKSEPIHWEEEDQYSSEIILMLDSPELLEPFIQEYSRISDGIYTLESNNALYEKYGKPLNVIQYFALIILAVVVANGILLILFLSALQIQNRSNEIGIYLSVGVPRHKIIMQFFIEMMIEMLIGTTIAGMCALWIVKPLNDQLLTLTVIQKQTEFLDADEDLSYSEAEKYFSEIDPEKILDQFQVELTGREIIACLICEGGILLMSLGLTSPTILKMKPKKILT; this is translated from the coding sequence ATGAATTTTTTTCACAGAGCATTGAGATCTATAGAACGACTTAAAAGCCGTACTTTATTCATGAGCTTGATCTTTTTTGTGATCAGTTTTTTAATTCTCGTCGGCATTAGTGTTTTATATGCAAGTGAAAATGCAATCACACGGGCAAAATCAGAAATGAATCCCATTGTGGTCGTAAGATCTGCATTGGATGCAGATAATTATTTAGATATCCGAAATAATAATCTGCAGCTTTCAGAAAAATTAGAACAGATGATACAGGATGAACGCATTGTGACGTGGAATCAGTGCGTAGAAATGAAGCAGAAAAGCGTTAATTTTAACAGCTATACCGTAATGGAAGACGACCGCGGTTCGACATCTCTCAATTATGAAATGAATGTTTCGTTATTTGGAAATAAAGCATCGGATTGCATTGAATTTCACAATGGATCCTATGAATTAACTGAAGGTCGGTTTTACAATGAGGAAGAATTAAAATACCATGACTATGTTTGTGTGATTGATGAAAAATTAGCGGAAGTCAATGGGATAAAAATCGGGGATACGATCATTACGCAAAGTTTTGCGAATTCCGTTGATGTTGAAGATTCTGAATTTCATTATTCATGGAAGGTGATTGGATTTTATCGCCATTGCATCAGTAAGAATCCCCAGTTTAGTGAAACTCGGCAAGTCATTTACGATCAAGAGCTCCAGGAAAATACGATTATAGTACCCGGGACAACCTTAGCTGAAATCAGTGCGGCTTATATGAATAGAATGGAAATGATTCTAAGCGAACGGGAAAAGTCTGAGCCTATTCATTGGGAGGAAGAAGATCAATACAGTTCAGAAATTATTCTGATGTTGGATAGTCCTGAACTTTTGGAGCCCTTTATTCAAGAATACAGTAGGATCAGTGATGGGATTTATACATTAGAAAGCAACAATGCCCTTTATGAAAAATATGGGAAGCCATTGAATGTTATTCAGTACTTTGCGCTTATTATTTTAGCGGTGGTTGTAGCCAATGGAATTCTTCTGATTCTGTTTTTATCAGCGCTGCAAATTCAGAACCGGAGTAATGAGATTGGCATTTACTTGTCTGTTGGTGTTCCGCGACATAAAATTATTATGCAATTTTTTATCGAGATGATGATCGAAATGTTGATAGGAACGACGATTGCGGGAATGTGTGCTTTATGGATTGTTAAACCCTTGAATGATCAGCTCTTAACACTGACCGTTATCCAAAAACAAACTGAATTTCTTGATGCGGATGAAGATCTTTCCTATTCAGAAGCGGAAAAATATTTTAGTGAAATCGATCCGGAAAAGATTTTAGATCAATTCCAGGTTGAGTTAACAGGAAGAGAAATCATTGCTTGTTTGATCTGCGAAGGTGGGATTCTGCTGATGAGCTTAGGCCTAACTAGTCCTACAATTTTAAAAATGAAACCTAAGAAAATTTTGACGTGA
- the dinB gene encoding DNA polymerase IV, with protein sequence MERAIVHSDINHCYAQIEEMLNPELKKQPMAVGGSQEERHGIILAKNLHAKKYKIQTGETLDEARMKCPQLLILPPDYHRYQQITDQVKAIYRQYTDRVEEYGLDEAWLDLTDSQRLFGPAQQIAQTIQQRVYTELGLTISIGLSFNKIFAKMASDFVKPSGFVTVNRTNFQEKIYPLSVRELFYVGAATQKKLQAWGILTIGDLAAQDRQFMRRHFGKVGEMLHWFALGEDISEVALSNEAIPVKSVGNSVTAVHDLHTHEEAVLVLRVLAESVASRLRDQGLKGKGIALGLRDIHLYRWTRQHQRSRPTQLAEEILQEAEILLRQAWQNALPLRSIGISVFDLSSDQTGEQLDLFADEQQRQSLLQLEKTVDGIRRRFGFEKIQRCSLLLDKPLTHFNPKQDQTIHPIGFLKGPIQSGSRR encoded by the coding sequence ATGGAACGGGCGATTGTTCACAGTGATATTAACCATTGTTATGCGCAAATCGAAGAAATGCTGAATCCTGAGCTGAAAAAGCAGCCGATGGCTGTCGGCGGCAGTCAGGAAGAACGGCATGGAATCATTCTTGCAAAGAATCTGCATGCCAAGAAATATAAAATTCAAACAGGTGAAACTTTGGATGAAGCACGGATGAAATGTCCCCAGCTGCTTATTCTACCGCCGGATTACCATCGCTATCAGCAGATTACCGATCAGGTTAAAGCGATTTACCGACAATATACGGATCGGGTTGAAGAATATGGACTGGATGAAGCCTGGCTGGATCTGACAGATTCGCAGCGCCTGTTTGGCCCCGCACAACAGATCGCGCAGACGATCCAGCAGCGCGTCTATACTGAACTGGGATTAACGATCTCGATCGGATTATCGTTCAATAAAATTTTTGCCAAGATGGCTTCAGATTTTGTGAAGCCCAGCGGATTTGTGACCGTGAACCGGACAAATTTTCAGGAAAAAATCTATCCGTTATCCGTGCGGGAATTATTTTATGTCGGAGCCGCAACCCAGAAAAAGCTGCAGGCATGGGGAATTCTGACGATCGGTGATCTGGCGGCTCAGGATCGGCAGTTTATGCGCCGTCATTTCGGCAAAGTGGGGGAAATGCTGCATTGGTTTGCGCTGGGCGAGGATATCAGCGAAGTCGCTTTGAGCAACGAGGCGATTCCAGTGAAATCGGTCGGCAACAGTGTTACGGCAGTTCATGATCTGCATACCCATGAAGAAGCGGTGCTGGTATTAAGAGTGTTGGCGGAATCGGTAGCTTCGCGTCTAAGGGATCAGGGGCTAAAAGGCAAAGGCATAGCGCTGGGGCTGCGGGATATCCATCTCTATCGCTGGACTCGGCAGCATCAGCGTTCCCGACCGACGCAGCTGGCGGAAGAAATTCTGCAGGAAGCCGAAATCCTTTTGCGTCAAGCCTGGCAGAACGCGCTGCCGCTGCGCAGTATCGGGATCAGCGTGTTTGATCTAAGTTCAGATCAGACCGGGGAACAGTTGGATTTGTTCGCTGATGAACAACAGCGTCAGTCATTACTGCAACTGGAAAAGACCGTCGACGGAATTCGCCGCCGGTTTGGCTTTGAGAAAATCCAGCGCTGCAGCTTGCTGCTGGATAAACCACTGACCCATTTCAATCCCAAACAAGATCAGACAATTCACCCGATTGGCTTTCTTAAGGGGCCGATTCAAAGCGGGAGTCGGCGCTGA
- a CDS encoding nucleotidyltransferase family protein — MKKPVLVILAAGMGSRYGGLKQIDAVGSNGEPIIDFSIYDAHEAGFDKVVLIIRKEHEEAFRKNLTDKVSKHMEVEFAYQDLADVPAGITVPEGREKPWGTTHALLACRHLDAPFAIINADDYYGKDAFRVIYNFLSNEVKDGEYGMVGYVLENTLTDHGTVSRAICERDENGFLQKIVECPKIAKDGDHAKLTQDDGKTWEPIEKGAVVSMNFWGFTPKIFDQCEPIFEEFIRKGIVENPMKCEHVIPTAIGTLLERKACTVKVLTSNDRWFGVTYKEDKPYVMQCLKEYKDQGLYPFDLWK, encoded by the coding sequence ATGAAAAAACCAGTTTTAGTCATTCTGGCCGCCGGTATGGGCAGCCGCTACGGCGGACTGAAGCAGATTGATGCGGTTGGCAGCAATGGCGAGCCGATCATTGACTTCTCGATTTACGATGCTCATGAAGCCGGCTTCGACAAGGTCGTGCTGATCATCCGCAAAGAACATGAGGAAGCTTTCCGTAAAAATCTGACCGACAAAGTATCCAAGCATATGGAAGTGGAATTTGCTTATCAGGATCTGGCTGATGTGCCGGCAGGGATTACGGTTCCAGAAGGCCGGGAGAAGCCGTGGGGAACGACGCATGCGTTACTGGCCTGCCGTCATCTGGATGCTCCGTTTGCGATCATCAATGCCGATGATTACTATGGCAAGGACGCTTTCCGCGTAATTTATAATTTCCTGTCCAACGAAGTGAAGGACGGCGAATATGGAATGGTCGGCTATGTGCTGGAAAATACCCTGACCGATCATGGCACAGTTTCCCGCGCTATCTGTGAACGGGATGAAAACGGCTTCTTGCAGAAGATCGTGGAATGCCCGAAAATTGCGAAGGACGGCGATCATGCGAAGCTGACTCAGGATGATGGAAAGACTTGGGAACCGATTGAAAAGGGTGCGGTGGTCTCGATGAATTTCTGGGGCTTTACGCCAAAAATCTTTGATCAGTGCGAACCGATTTTTGAAGAATTTATCCGTAAGGGAATTGTTGAAAATCCGATGAAGTGCGAACATGTCATCCCGACTGCGATCGGTACGCTGTTAGAGCGCAAGGCCTGTACGGTAAAAGTGCTGACATCCAACGATCGCTGGTTCGGCGTTACTTATAAAGAAGATAAGCCGTATGTCATGCAGTGTTTGAAAGAATACAAAGACCAGGGGCTGTACCCATTTGATTTGTGGAAATAA
- a CDS encoding FAD-dependent oxidoreductase, protein MQKSYWQKQRLQWEAAQLNEDQETDIAIVGGGLTGLLCAWLLKDSGRHVTVVEKRRFLENNSVRNTGKVSALHGAFYHTLPAELAQSVYEINRRAVDQYEQLIQAAEIQCGWQRTAAVLAAQSEEGTAILKQEKAALNAIGAQLTDPPAWGLPFQQQDQVALAQQALLDPWLFQKGLLEALKDKVTLYEESPIIEIQDHCLISDGSYVLRFQDLILTTQFPAFDRLQLYAARFHYQREAIAAFRCDPALNGLLLNTVDPSEALSLRFAQKENEPALLLAGPAIGIHHYPKDPYAQLLQTAKTLDVHQPLACWTAQDLIPRHHLPFIGQIQDHFWVATGYSKWGYTWAMTAAEMICSQLQDAAYVIPDYLRARRKGDLFSLYTLGNAGTLTEAFFKDRFSVSPDGEPLRTGSVVRLHGRRYGVVIPEQGLEFMVDLTCPHMGCPLHYNPADQTWDCPCHGSRFTLDGRSLYSPSNVSLQHYPGINSLHPNLK, encoded by the coding sequence ATGCAGAAATCATACTGGCAGAAGCAGCGCCTGCAATGGGAAGCAGCGCAGCTGAATGAAGATCAGGAAACCGACATCGCAATTGTCGGAGGCGGGTTAACCGGCTTGTTATGCGCCTGGCTGCTGAAAGACAGCGGCCGGCACGTTACCGTCGTTGAAAAACGGCGCTTTCTGGAAAACAACTCCGTGCGCAACACCGGCAAGGTCAGCGCACTGCACGGGGCGTTTTATCATACGCTGCCTGCCGAATTAGCTCAGTCGGTGTATGAAATCAATCGGCGGGCTGTTGATCAATACGAACAGTTGATTCAAGCTGCGGAGATTCAGTGCGGCTGGCAGCGGACAGCGGCTGTACTGGCAGCCCAGAGTGAGGAAGGAACCGCGATCTTGAAGCAGGAAAAAGCTGCGCTGAATGCCATCGGCGCGCAGCTGACAGATCCGCCGGCATGGGGTCTTCCCTTTCAGCAGCAGGATCAAGTGGCCTTAGCCCAACAAGCTTTGCTTGATCCCTGGCTGTTTCAAAAGGGATTGTTGGAAGCCTTAAAAGATAAAGTGACACTTTATGAGGAATCCCCGATCATTGAAATTCAGGATCATTGCCTGATCAGCGACGGCAGCTATGTTTTACGATTTCAAGATTTGATTCTAACCACTCAGTTTCCCGCCTTTGACCGGCTGCAGCTGTATGCGGCACGGTTTCATTACCAGCGTGAAGCGATTGCGGCCTTTCGCTGTGATCCGGCATTGAACGGCCTGCTTCTCAATACTGTCGATCCGAGTGAAGCTTTATCGCTGCGGTTTGCACAAAAAGAAAACGAACCGGCTTTGCTTTTAGCCGGCCCCGCCATCGGAATTCATCATTATCCAAAAGATCCTTACGCTCAGCTTTTACAAACCGCAAAAACGTTGGATGTTCATCAGCCGCTGGCGTGCTGGACAGCCCAGGATTTAATTCCACGCCATCATCTGCCGTTTATCGGTCAGATTCAGGATCATTTCTGGGTTGCGACAGGTTATTCCAAATGGGGTTATACTTGGGCTATGACTGCCGCTGAGATGATCTGTTCCCAGCTGCAGGATGCAGCCTATGTTATTCCTGATTACCTGCGGGCCCGACGCAAGGGAGATCTGTTCAGTCTGTATACCTTGGGCAATGCCGGAACACTAACCGAAGCGTTTTTCAAAGACCGATTCTCTGTCAGTCCTGATGGCGAACCGCTCCGCACCGGAAGTGTCGTACGCCTGCACGGCCGCCGTTACGGGGTTGTCATTCCTGAACAAGGGCTGGAATTCATGGTGGATCTGACCTGCCCACATATGGGATGTCCGCTGCATTACAATCCTGCAGATCAAACTTGGGACTGCCCCTGCCATGGTTCCCGCTTCACCCTGGACGGCCGCAGTCTTTACTCCCCTTCCAATGTTTCGCTGCAGCATTATCCGGGAATCAACAGCCTGCATCCCAATCTGAAATAA